A window of Bacteroidota bacterium genomic DNA:
AATCTCACAACACCAAGCTATACAGTTTAAGTTGGCCGATATGGCAACCGAAATTGAAGCTGCACGTTTGCTTTGCCTTAAAGCTGCCTGGATGAAAGATAACCACATGGATTATGGTTTGGCCAGCAGTATGGCTAAAGTATTTGCCAGCGAAACTGCGATGAAAACCACCACTGAGGCGGTGCAAATACATGGCGGTTACGGTTATGTACGCGAATACCACGTTGAACGTATGATGCGTGATGCTAAAATTACTCAGATATACGAAGGTACCAGCGAGGTAAACCGTATTGTAATTTCACGCTCAATATTGAAAGACTAATCTGTTTAGGAATATTATTTATACAAGCCCTGCACAATCGTGCAGGGCTTTTTTGTTGCTACCAATCTTTAGCCAGCTCCTTTATTTTTACTAAGTCCTGTTCCAGTTCTTTTGGTTTCTTGTACCGCACGCTGGTAATGTAAGTAACCTTTACAGGCTTAATGCCGCAAAATTTTAGGATGGCATTTTTTAACAGATTGGTGCCGGCTGAGTGGTATGCAAACTTGTACCAAAGCACGGGAGCATCCATTGTTGTAATTAGGTGCGCGCTGCGACCTTTAAGCAGTTTATCCCAAAGCGGGTCGTTATCATGGTATTTATAGGCAAACCCCGAATAAAATGCCCTGTCAAACAGGCCTTTTAATATTGCAGGCGGACCACCCCACCACGTAGGGTACACAATTACAAAATGCTGTGCCCACAATATCTTTCGCTGAAAATCAACCAAATCAGGCTCTAACGTTTGTGTGGTATGGTAACCCTCACGTAAAATGGGGTCAAACTGCATATCACCGATATTAAGCACTTCAATAGTGTGTCCTATTTGTTTAGCGCCTTCAATGTATGCCGTACAAATACTTTTTGAGAAACTGTGCGTTTCTGTATTTCCGTTAAGCAGGAGAATGTTCATCAGGGTGGTATTAGCTAACGAAATTCAGTAAATGCGTCAGCGAAAAAAATGACGATAGATAACTCTAAAACTGATTTGTATCAGCGCGAATTAGCGTTTAATATTCTTAATTGATAACTTGCGTAATACAGCACTAAATTCATCTTTATGGGTAAGCCCTTTTTTACACTCTTTATTTTTTGCATTGCAGCATTAACGTATAATTTAAGTGCGCAAAACCGCAAACAACAGTTTGATTTATTAGTTGAGAAGAAAGACACAGCAGGGCAAAGGGTGCTTCTTGAGAAATGGCAGCTTGCCGATAGTAACGATGCTGAGTTATACGTAGCACAGTTTAATTACTATGTAAACATAAGTCGCAGGGAGATTTTAGTATTCGGAGACGAGCCGACGGGTGAGGCACTTGAGATTAAAAGTATAGATACTGCAAATAAAGAACCTGTTAGCTATTTGTACGGACAAAAGGATTACAATACTGTGCTGTTGCAAATGGGGTTTGATTGTATCAGTAAAGGAATAAAAAAACACCCTGCCCGCTTGGATATGCGTTTTGGGAAGGTGTACATGTATGGGGCTGTTTTAGATTGGGCAAGCTTTACCGATGAAATAATCAAAACGGTTGAATACTCGGCAACTATTAAAAACAAATGGTTGTGGGCAAATAATAAACCGGCAGAAAATGCTAAGGTTTTAATGTTGAGTTCGATTCAGGAGTATCAGGCACAACTTTATAATACAAACGATGACAACTTATTGGTGTACATTAAATCAATTGCTTTGGCCGTACTTAAACATTACCCTGATAAT
This region includes:
- a CDS encoding NAD(P)H-dependent oxidoreductase, coding for MNILLLNGNTETHSFSKSICTAYIEGAKQIGHTIEVLNIGDMQFDPILREGYHTTQTLEPDLVDFQRKILWAQHFVIVYPTWWGGPPAILKGLFDRAFYSGFAYKYHDNDPLWDKLLKGRSAHLITTMDAPVLWYKFAYHSAGTNLLKNAILKFCGIKPVKVTYITSVRYKKPKELEQDLVKIKELAKDW
- a CDS encoding tetratricopeptide repeat protein — encoded protein: MGKPFFTLFIFCIAALTYNLSAQNRKQQFDLLVEKKDTAGQRVLLEKWQLADSNDAELYVAQFNYYVNISRREILVFGDEPTGEALEIKSIDTANKEPVSYLYGQKDYNTVLLQMGFDCISKGIKKHPARLDMRFGKVYMYGAVLDWASFTDEIIKTVEYSATIKNKWLWANNKPAENAKVLMLSSIQEYQAQLYNTNDDNLLVYIKSIALAVLKHYPDNVESYSNLAVVYIISEDYDKAIEELKKAEKLAPKDDIVLNNMAHAYKMKGDTENAIKYYKLVIQYGDESSKQFAESAIESLQTK